The Spirochaetaceae bacterium region GCGCGGGCGCGCGCGCCGGCGGCGGCGGGGCGGGCGGCGGCCCGCCGAGCCTCGCACAACTGCCGGAGGATCGCCGCGAGATGGTGGTTCAGCGGCTGCTGCAGAACGCCGAGGTGAAGAAGGCCTACGACGCGAAGTTGGAAGAAGACCCCTCGCTGGAGAACGACGAAGCGCGCCGCCTCGAGTTCCTGCAGGAGCAGCTCCAGGCGATCGGCGGATTCCGGGCGCTGTTCGGCGGCGGCGGCGGCGGTGGTGGCGGGTTCGGCAACTGACCGGCGGCCCGGCTCCGGCGCGGCGGCGGCCGCGGGCGTCCCGGACCCGGCGGCGGTTCGCATCCTGGTCGTTGAGGACGATCCCGCCATCGCCGAGCTGATCGGGCTCTACCTGCAGCGCGAGGGCCTGGAGAGCACCATCTCCGCGTCCGCGGAGCAGGCCGACAGCGCGTTGCGCCGGGAGGTTTTCCACCTGCTGATCCTCGACATCAACCTGCCGGGACGCAATGGATTTCAATTCCTGACCCGGTTTCGCGCCCGCCACTCCACGCCGGTGATCATCGTTTCGGCGCGCGACTCCGACGAGGACAAGGTGCTGGGCCTCGGAGTGGGGGCGGACGACTTCGTCACCAAGCCGTTTTCCCCGCGCGTTTTGCTGGCCCGGGTGCGCACCAATCTCCGCTACCTGCACCACGGGCCGGCACCGTCGCTGCGCACGGTTCGACTCGGTGACTACCTGGTCCACCTGGACGAGTACGCGGTGACCCGCGACGGCGCCTCGATAACCATGGCGCCGAAGGAGTTCGATCTGCTCATCCACCTGCTCGGCAATGCCGGGCGCGCCTTTACCCCCGAGGAGCTGTACGCCAGCGTGTGGGGCAACCGCTACGGCGACCGCTCCACGGTAACCGTGCACGTGCAGCGGCTGCGCAAGAAGCTGCACCGTCCGGGAGCGGCTCCGCTGATCGAGACGGTGCCGCGCGTCGGCTATCGGGTGCGTGCCGACGAGGTGAGTTTCGAGCCGTGACCATCAGAGCCCGGCTCGCCTTGCTGGTCGTCTCGGTGGTGGCCGTACCGATCGGGGTGGTGGGGCTGCTGACCTACATCGACTCGCGCTCCCTCAGCGATCGCGAGGAGGCGCGCTTCGCGGCGTTTCACGCGGTCCACTCGTGGCTGGCCGCGGAGGTCGCCCCGAACTGGGAGATGGCCGCCAGCCTCGATCCGCCGCCCGGCCACCACGCCGTGGTGGTCGATGCCGTCAGCGTCGCGCTGGTATCGTCGGTAGCGGGGATAGCGCCCGGTGTGCGCGTCGACCGCGCCACGTTGAGCGAGCGGTTCCCGCCGCCGCGCCACCGGATCCTGGAGTTCCCGATCTTCGCCGAAGGCGTGCTGGTAGGGGCGGCGTTCGAAGTGCGCAGTTGGCCGAGCCCGTGGTGGATGCGCTGGCGCTGGTTGCTGGACAGCGGCCGCTACGGTCTGGCGACGCTGATCGTGATCGGCGTGCTGATGGTGTGGTGGCTGGCGCACGTGCTGCGCCGTTCGCTCGCCGATCTGCAGCGCGCCTCGCACCGCATCGCCGCCGGCGACCTGGACTTCCGTCTGCGCACCGAGGGCCGTGACGAGGTGGCCGCCGTGGCGCGCTCGTTCGATCGGATGCGCCGGTCGCTGATCGAGGAACGGCGCAAGCTGCATGCCGAGCGCGAGCGCAAGCGCAGCTTCCTGATGGCCGTGTCGCACGATCTGCGCACCCCGTTGACCAGCATCAAGGGCTACCTCGAGGCATTGCAGGATGGCATTGCCCGTGACCGCGGCGCCGAGCAGCGCTACCTGCGTATCGCCCGCGACCGGGCGGATCTGCTGGAGACCCGCATCGCCGACCTGAACGAGCTGCTGCGCATGGAAACCGGGGAGTGGCGCATGCAACGCGATCCGCGCAGCCTGAAGACGGTACTCGACGAACTGGCCGGCGACTACCGGGAGGACGCGGTGCTCCTCGGGCGCAAGTTCGATGCCACCCTCGACCTGCCGGACAGTCTCGTCGTGGACGCCGACTGGAGCCTGTTCTCGCGCGTCACCGACAACCTGATGGAGAACGCCCTGCACTACACCCACGGCGGCGATC contains the following coding sequences:
- a CDS encoding HAMP domain-containing sensor histidine kinase; the protein is MTIRARLALLVVSVVAVPIGVVGLLTYIDSRSLSDREEARFAAFHAVHSWLAAEVAPNWEMAASLDPPPGHHAVVVDAVSVALVSSVAGIAPGVRVDRATLSERFPPPRHRILEFPIFAEGVLVGAAFEVRSWPSPWWMRWRWLLDSGRYGLATLIVIGVLMVWWLAHVLRRSLADLQRASHRIAAGDLDFRLRTEGRDEVAAVARSFDRMRRSLIEERRKLHAERERKRSFLMAVSHDLRTPLTSIKGYLEALQDGIARDRGAEQRYLRIARDRADLLETRIADLNELLRMETGEWRMQRDPRSLKTVLDELAGDYREDAVLLGRKFDATLDLPDSLVVDADWSLFSRVTDNLMENALHYTHGGDRIRFAALQRNGEVEVAVEDSGPGIPSDQLQHVFDPFFRGETGQREPGSGLGLAVARSIVEAHGWRISAGAVAGGGACFKIVIPNGQ
- a CDS encoding response regulator transcription factor; its protein translation is MAGSATDRRPGSGAAAAAGVPDPAAVRILVVEDDPAIAELIGLYLQREGLESTISASAEQADSALRREVFHLLILDINLPGRNGFQFLTRFRARHSTPVIIVSARDSDEDKVLGLGVGADDFVTKPFSPRVLLARVRTNLRYLHHGPAPSLRTVRLGDYLVHLDEYAVTRDGASITMAPKEFDLLIHLLGNAGRAFTPEELYASVWGNRYGDRSTVTVHVQRLRKKLHRPGAAPLIETVPRVGYRVRADEVSFEP